The following are from one region of the Silene latifolia isolate original U9 population chromosome 9, ASM4854445v1, whole genome shotgun sequence genome:
- the LOC141600009 gene encoding uncharacterized protein LOC141600009: MALQWMILTYAVAAEAVIFLLISLPSPKLLKSRLVSLVSLILQPLMFVIPFAGFQLLDIYWKYEHRLMCTSEICTAAERDRYEKAIYKSQRNVVLCATSCLLYWCIYRVCKYNKDIQNLEEVEKRYKKL, translated from the exons ATGGCGCTCCAATGGATGATACTGACCTACGCGGTGGCAGCTGAAGCCGTGATATTCTTGTTAATATCACTTCCATCACCAAAGCTTCTCAAATCTCGTCTCGTTTCTCTCGTCTCCTTAATTCTACAGCCTTTGATGTTCGTGATTCCTTTCGCCGGTTTTCAACTTCTTGATATTTATTGGAAGTATGAACACCGTTTGATGTGTACATCTGAGATCTGCACTGCTGCTGAGCGTGATCGCTACGAGAAAGCG ATATACAAATCTCAGAGAAATGTCGTCTTGTGTGCTACATCTTGCCTTCTCTACTG GTGCATCTATCGCGTATGCAAATATAACAAGGATATTCAGAACTTGGAGGAGGTTGAAAAGAGGTACAAGAAGCTGTAG